A genomic window from Gossypium hirsutum isolate 1008001.06 chromosome D10, Gossypium_hirsutum_v2.1, whole genome shotgun sequence includes:
- the LOC121222067 gene encoding uncharacterized protein, with translation MGVVKLDDSPKTEKLLPDHNGVNMIGGSMGRKIKEDIAEVKIPLRWGHEIQECTEFRVLVQGMMDNKEMEFYEEVKEEKSICTSESTKVPRVTQPMVIISRPKNNEVRTPVMLRIIIKKHATFSYQDSRRVLWNYECNTTVPGKETAKDQGVSADPEPVKGKAIAVELKRKVAEPVLSINDPMKEEEAVEFHKILKHSEYSVVEQLHKQPARTSLVNNISADNFIFFNDDEISPGGMGSTKALHITTRCKGYTLLGVLIDNGSTLNVLPLSTLNRLPIDSSHMKTCQNIVRAFDGTEKKVIERIEIPLLIGPTVYEVDFLVMDIKPSYNCLLGRPWIHSVGVIPSSLHQKLKLVSEGQLVTINAEEDIITTVSNETPYMETNHKAVECSFRSLEFVNAIFIPERSKILVPKISKTTEMGLQLLLGKRALPRRGLGKYLQGKIVVRALKEKQENFGLGYKPDRGQKKKELEKRQERRKACLSREETKWEPMMIPHISRMFLSGGVIHSDRRILMEESIEEILENVHINAICEGTKEEGILSNICPYEPESVLDN, from the exons ATGGGcgttgttaaattggatgattcGCCTAAGACAGAGAAACTGTTACCTGATCATAATGGAGTGAACATGATAGGTGGGAGCATGGGTAGAAAAATCAAGGAAGATATTGCAGAAGTGAAAATTCCTTTGAGATGG GGACATGAGATTCAAGAATGTACAGAATTCAGAGTCTTGGTTCAaggcatgatggataacaaggaaatggagttTTATGAAGAAGTTAAGGAGGAAAAGAGTATCTGCACATCCGAATCCACGAAGGTGCCAAGAGTAACGCAACCGATGGTCATCATTTCGCGACCAAAGAATAATGAAGTGAGAACGCCAGTAATGCTAAGGATCATAATAAAGAAGCATGCAACCTTTTCTTACCAAGATAGTAGGAGGGTTCTGTGGAACTACGAGTGTAATACAACTGTCCCTGGAAAGGAGACTGCAAAGGACCAAGGCGTGAGTGCCGACCCGGAACCTGTGAAAGGAAAGGCCATAGCGGTGGAACTAAAAAGGAAAGTAGCTGAGCCTGTGCTGTCTATCAATGATCCAATGAAGGAGGAAGAAGCTGTGGAATTCCATAAAATTTTGAAGCATAGTGAGTATAGTGTGGTCgaacagttgcataaacaaccggCTCGCACATCC TTGGTCAATAATATCAGTGCTGATAACTTCAtattcttcaacgatgatgagatatCACCTGGGGGCATGGGATCTACTAAAGCTTTGCATATCACTACACGATGTAAGGGGTATACTTTGCTAGGAGTgttgattgacaatggatcaaCTTTGAATGTGTTGCCATTATCCACACTTAACAGACTTCCCATAGACAGCTCGCAcatgaaaacatgccaaaatatagtgagggcATTTGATGGTACAGAAAAGAAGGTCATAGAACGAATTGAGATACCCCTATTGATCGGCCCAACAGTTTACGAGGTGGATTTTCTTGTGATGGATATCAAACCCTCCTACAATTGCTTACTAGgaagaccatggatacattcAGTGGGGGTCATACCTTCATCGTTACATCAGAAATTAAAGTTGGTGTCAGAAGGCCAGTTGGTGACGATAAACGCTGAAGAGGATATTATAACGACCGTATCCAATGAGACGCCGTATATGGAAACCAATCACAAGGCAGTGGAATGCTCCTTTCGATCTCTGGAATTTGTAAATGCAATATTTATTCCTGaaaggagtaaaattttggtgccaAAAATATCCAAAACTACAGAGATGGGTTTGCAATTGTTGTTGGGGAAAAGAGCTTTACCCAGAAGAGGATTAGGGAAATATCTTCAAGGGAAGATTGTGGTTCGAGCtctaaaagaaaaacaagaaaactttggtttagggtacaagccagataGAGGACAGAAAAAGAAGGAGTTAGAGAAAAGGCAGGAAAGAAGAAAAGCGTGCCTAAGTAGAGAAGAAACTAAATGGGAGCCAATGATGATTCCCCACATATCTAGAATGTTCTTATCTGGAGGGGTCATTCATTCTGATAGAAGGATACTGATGGAGGAAAGCATCGAGGAAATATTGGAAAATGTGCACATCAATGCCATTTGTGAGGGTACAAAGGAAGAAGGAATATTGTCAAACATTTGTCCTTATGAGCCTGAGAGTGTTCTAGATAATTGA